cactaTATTattcgcatttccgcgacttttatcttctgaacatgaagttttttattggccaacactccactccatacaatagagtcggtctaaccaccactttgtataacttgcctttgagttttggtggcactttcttgtcatACAGGactccggaggcgagcctccatttcatccaccctgcaccgatacggtgtgaaacatcgtcgtcgatatccccatcttcctgtataatagacccaaggtacttaaagattcttttcttttgaatggcatGGGTACCAAGCCTCACGTCCCTGTCAGCCTCACGCGGCAAGCCACTGaaactgcactccaagtattctgtcttgatcctactcaatttaaatcctttagactccaacgtctATCTCCAGCCCTCCAGCTTGTCGTTAACTCCATTGTGAGTgtcgtcaatcaggactatatcatccgcgaacaacatacaccaaggcacctcaccttgtatttgtcttGTCAATTGATACATCACCAGGGCAAATAGAAATGGGCTAAGAGTcgatccctggtgcaaccccatcataacaggaaagtgctctgagtcccctcctaccgtccttaccctggtcttagctccatcatacatgtctttaatcgctctaatgtatgccatatgtatatatttcgcccccaagcatctccataggacctctcttaaaactttgtcataggccttttctaggttaatgaatatcatgtgtaagtcccttTTTCGCTCCTTATACTACTCTACCaatctccttaaaatatgaatggcttcTATAGTCGAGCGCCCCGGcatgaatccaaactggttctctaaaatagacacaCTAATCCTCACCCTCATTTCTATcaccctttcccacactttcatagtgtgacttagcagcttgatacctctattgTTGGTGCAGCTTTGAATgtctcccttgttcttgtacacggtaatgattgtactccacctccattcttctGGCATTTTTGATGTcctaaaaatgacattaaacagcgcagtcagccactccaatcctaccctacctgcattcttccaaaattccccagggatctcgtcaggtccgatcGCTTTTCCCCTGCTCATCCTACGAAAAACTTCCTTAATATCCTCAATCTTTATTCTCCTACAATACCTAAAGTCGTGACGCCTATCCAAGTGCTCCAAGTCTCCCAATACAAATTCTCTGTCCCCTCTTTCATTCAAGAGTTCGTGAAAGTATGACAGTCATCTCTGTCTAATGTGGGATTCCTGTACCAGTACTTGACCATCCTCGTCCTTGatgtacttcacttgatccaagtcgCGTACCTTCCTCTCTCTTGCCTTGGCAAGCTTAAATAGCTTCTTATCCCCTGCATTTTTCCTCTAGTtctgcataaaggcgttcaaaggcTGCTGTTTTAGCTGCCGAAACTGCCATCTTTGCCTTCTTATtcgccatcttatactttttccTGTTCGTTCGCTTCTCTTAATCATCCTTGCTATCTACCAACTTTACATATGCCTGCTTCTTTGCTTCTACCTTTCCCtggacttctccattccaccaccaatcccctCGGTGCCCACTATGGCGGCCTCGTGAGACCCCCAGCACCTCTCTAGCTGTTTCCCTAATGCAGCTGGCCGTCCTATCTCAAATACTGCTCGCCTCCCCCTACTATCCCACGCCCCTATAGCCATCAACTTCTcccccatctctagggcactagacGGAGTCAAACGACCCCACCTAACCCTCGATCGGTCATCCatgaccctcttcttcttcttccttcttatctCCAAGTCCATGACTAATAGTTTATGTTGGGTCGTAAGATTCTCACTTGGTATGACCTTGTAGTCCTTACAGAACTTTTATCATCTTTTCTAAGGAGCCAGAAGTCTATTTGCGTCGCCGCCCTCGAGCTacgaaaggttaccaagtgctccttcttctttgggaaactcgagttggccaCCCTTAAACCAAAAGCTTTTGTGAAATCCAGGAGTGAGGCTCCTCCACTATTCCTGCACCCAAAGCCAAATCCTCCATGCACCTCGTCATAGCCAGCCGAAACAGAcccaatgtgcccattgaaatctcctcctaTGAATAGCTTCTCAGTAAGCGGTATACTGACCACCACTTCGTCCAAGTCCTCCCAAAAGCACCTTTTTGTCTCCTCGTCCAACCCCACTTGCGGCGCAtaggcactaataatgttcaaggtGAGCCCTCCAACGACTAACTTAAtcgtcatcatcctatcattggtCCTCCAACGACTAACTTAAGATCcctactccattcttaaacctcGACTTGCCCGAAAACCAAAGTTTGTACccatctacctccttagctttaggtcctacccatttagtctcttggacgcaagctatattaatcttcctcttcttaagaatcttaactaactCTATGGACTTTCCCGATAAGGTCCCAATAATCAGGTAATAGTATCCATACTATGTTGGAAAGAAACTAACAGCCAAAAGAGATCAAGATAGAAACGATAATCAGGTGAAAGcgtattaaattaattttaccGATTCCATCAACAAAAATGAGAAAGTGATAATAGTTTATGTAGATCTAAGGGAAGAGAGAATCATCATAAAAAGTTATTTGGGAGAGTTCATATACAGTTCGTTGGTTTTGGGCTTACCAAGCTAggcatttattttcatttttctataAAGGGATAAATTATACGTGTGTAAGTATCAATATTTATGTGAGAATGCCGTTAGACGAATGGGTAACGGGTACCGGATTAAGTGGAACAGAAAAGCATTGAGAAGTTTGTCATTTTGAAAGTTCATTGTAAGTTTGACTAGTAAGGCGaagaatattgaaatatatACAGAGCGTGTCTTAGTCGATTGGATCTAATATAGGTGAGCTAATTCCATATCTACAGTGCTCAATTAAATGCCTTCTGCTTGAAAAGTTGTATTGTTTGTGGATCTTTGAGGTGATTTCCACAACTTTGATTTAGTTCATAATGTGTTGTATTGTTAGGGATTACAAAATTTAGCCTTTGTCAAATAAAAATGTACTCATTATTTGATTTAAACTTGAAAGGACCGATGAAATATAGTTTTCCATTGATAAACACTCAAATCAAACTCGGACATCCTTTTGGGTGTATGGATATGACAACCAATCTAAATATGTGAAGATATATAGTAATCTACGAAAATTAAATTGTCTAAATCATTCTTATGGCGATGTGCCGACATTATTTTGTGAGAGAATAAATAGCACAATTTATAAGGCTCTGCCAGCAAAAGCGGTATAGTTTTGAATAAGAAAGACGTTTCAATATTATGATTTCACACATAAttagataataaatataaatcttGATTTCATTGTTTAATATAATTCCGCTATTAAGAAAGTCATCTATTTTGCCTcgatatttattttcttatttttaatttgaagATGATGTGTATGTTATCTCTCGTAAGAAGTGGCAAAGGTTAGAATTGCTGAAAACATAAGGATAGTCGTAAAATATACAGGGAAAAGAGTGAGATGAGAAATGATTAGGCGCATTCTATATTCATTCGCACAAATAATAGTCCGTGTATTTTCGCTCAAAGGGAATCGCCTAATTTAAGGAGTGCCCTatacatgttattatgtttgAATTAAGTGTGCTGCACATGTTATTTTGTCCGCAATATTTCATGGGTATTAGTTCCATACTAATCATGGTAACGATCTAGTTTAGTTTTTTATTAAAGTAAATAATTTTAGTAAAGTAGAGAAATGTGGAGAATATCGCGATGCAAGATTTTTATCAGTTTGACTATTAAATTAGACAATATTATTTAAACGTTGCAGTGTGTATCTTAACTGGATGTAATATAGGTGAGTGAATAGATCAAGGTAAATTGTACATAAACATGAGCATAAAGTAATTAGGTGAAAAATTACAACTTGTTAATAACGGCGAGCAATTTTACAAAAGCCTAATCCAATCTTCAAGTATGTTTTGAGTGATGAAAAGAACGCgtagaaaagtcaaaaaaggaGGCACAACTACCTTGTCAAATTGTCAAAAGTCACAGCTATAGACAGCTGTTTTGTGTTGAAACATGATAACGCGTAGAAAAATATTAACGCGTAGAAAATTTTCACGCGTTttcttctcctataaatagatgGCCTCCTGCCCTCATTTACATCATCTCAGAAAGagaaagtaagaatacaaagagagttatacaccaagataaatattgtagtcttgagtgtcctctttagtagttgttccttttacaagagagaagtgttaattgttgttttctccttgtatttgagaacagtgtactccatattttatagtgagatccttctatcccgtggtttttcccttctatcaatTAGAGGGATtctcacgtaaaattctcgtatccaatttattttcattatttttaatcatatcaaattttagttgtggtgcttcctcccccaaacagtggtatcagagccctcggttattctgtctattttatgcgaagatactatctgtgaatagtaacatttcgtgaatagtaaaattcggtgaatagtactattcacgtgaatagtaaatttcggtgacggtacagtttgtcacgattgttcgcaaaaatattcaaaaatgatctagaagggtgtgaagcaaataacaatgtcgagtacaataaagtttgatgttgaaaagttcaatgggactaatttctcattgtggaaaatgaaaataaaagcgatattgagaaaagacaattgcttagctgcaattgaaggcaggcccacagactttgttgatgacagcaagtgaaACAACATAGACAGCAAtacagttgctgatctacac
This sequence is a window from Solanum dulcamara chromosome 10, daSolDulc1.2, whole genome shotgun sequence. Protein-coding genes within it:
- the LOC129905040 gene encoding uncharacterized protein LOC129905040, which codes for MTIKLVVGGLTLNIISAYAPQVGLDEETKRCFWEDLDEVVVSIPLTEKLFIGGDFNGHIGSVSAGYDEVHGGFGFGCRNSGGASLLDFTKAFGLRVANSSFPKKKEHLVTFRSSRAATQIDFWLLRKDDKSSVRTTRSYQVRILRPNINY